One genomic segment of Corallococcus silvisoli includes these proteins:
- a CDS encoding SDR family NAD(P)-dependent oxidoreductase, with protein MTSPLKPTAVVVGVGVEQGLGAALCRKFAAQGHHVLAAGRTREKLSRVVATLTAAGGSGEAIVTDTTQEADVARLFDRAMAPGNGFAPVDLVVFNAGNNRPMPFRDVDAAMFEDFWRVGCFGGFLVGREAARRMVPQGGGTVIFTGASASLRGKAGFAHFAAAKAGLRMISQGMAREFGPQGLHVAHVLIDGGIDGERVHTLAPERVKALGEDGLLNIDAIAETYWQLHRQHRSAWTQEVDLRPFKESF; from the coding sequence ATGACCTCCCCCCTCAAGCCCACCGCGGTCGTGGTGGGCGTCGGCGTTGAACAGGGCCTGGGCGCGGCCCTGTGCCGGAAGTTCGCGGCGCAAGGGCACCATGTGCTGGCCGCCGGGCGTACCCGGGAGAAGCTGTCCCGAGTGGTCGCGACCCTCACGGCCGCGGGCGGCAGCGGAGAGGCCATCGTCACCGACACGACCCAGGAAGCGGACGTCGCCCGGCTGTTCGACCGGGCGATGGCGCCGGGGAATGGCTTCGCCCCGGTGGACCTGGTCGTGTTCAACGCGGGCAACAACCGCCCCATGCCCTTCCGCGACGTGGACGCCGCGATGTTCGAGGACTTCTGGCGGGTGGGCTGCTTCGGAGGGTTCCTCGTCGGGCGCGAGGCGGCGCGCAGGATGGTGCCCCAGGGCGGGGGCACGGTGATCTTCACCGGCGCCTCGGCCAGCCTGCGCGGCAAGGCCGGCTTCGCGCACTTCGCCGCCGCGAAGGCGGGGCTGCGGATGATCTCCCAGGGCATGGCGCGCGAGTTCGGCCCGCAGGGGCTGCACGTCGCCCATGTCCTCATCGACGGCGGCATCGACGGCGAGCGGGTGCACACGCTCGCCCCGGAGCGGGTGAAGGCGCTCGGCGAGGACGGACTGCTGAACATCGACGCCATCGCGGAGACGTACTGGCAGCTCCACCGCCAGCATCGTTCCGCGTGGACGCAGGAGGTGGACCTGCGGCCCTTCAAGGAGTCGTTCTAG
- a CDS encoding winged helix-turn-helix transcriptional regulator, translating into MKRTSMEGTVCPVARSLDVMGDWWSLLIVRDAHAGLRRFGEFQKSLGVAKNILSQRLRHLVSHGILEVRPASDGSAWSEYVLTEKGRGLFPILVALGEWGHAHCFEPGEARTRLLDKAHGQPLKPLEVRAADGRLLTSQDTRLGLEAPEGRPHKASRAD; encoded by the coding sequence ATGAAGCGGACGAGCATGGAGGGGACGGTGTGCCCGGTGGCCCGGTCCCTGGATGTCATGGGGGACTGGTGGTCGCTGCTCATCGTTCGCGACGCGCATGCCGGGCTGCGCCGCTTTGGCGAGTTCCAGAAGAGCCTGGGCGTGGCGAAGAACATCCTCTCGCAGCGCCTGCGCCACCTGGTCTCGCACGGCATCCTGGAGGTCCGCCCCGCGTCCGACGGCAGCGCCTGGAGTGAGTACGTGTTGACGGAGAAGGGGAGGGGCCTCTTTCCCATCCTCGTCGCCCTGGGAGAGTGGGGCCACGCGCACTGCTTCGAGCCGGGCGAGGCGCGCACGCGGCTCCTCGACAAGGCCCATGGCCAGCCGCTGAAGCCGCTGGAGGTGCGCGCGGCGGATGGGCGGCTGCTCACCTCCCAGGACACGCGCCTGGGCCTGGAGGCGCCAGAAGGCAGGCCCCACAAGGCGAGCCGGGCTGATTAG
- a CDS encoding ferritin-like domain-containing protein, with protein MNTNRLRHLFSRALRASLATPLVLAGCGTQSAVLDGYSNIECTPRGEPAITDLSIQPAQDSVALRLITRNGDETPTTYSNQASVGQPCATASDVPACEQALTDARSTEGFHGACIQVCSDYFLATTRGDEVKTWSSLKALQQLLGAVDTAQDAALLTFAAGYQLSCDTLEKGAVRRNDDGSFNVVGTKGFACGEGTNLTQYVVKVSANGEVHEVEKHVLEKGSSNCAVGRRPAGLQDTGAEACEDALGQYFATTAHLEAASIHAFLRLREELALHGADAGLLDAALASAVDEVAHAEMTGRLARRFGATPPPPSVTDVPPRPLDAVARDNAVEGCVRETFGALVAHHQALHARDAEVREALVRIAEDETRHAGLSWDIDRWVRSRLSAPEREALREAQRHAVALLRAEVAMPVDAALVTEAGLPTPEAALAMLDTLEQELWA; from the coding sequence ATGAACACGAATCGGTTGCGGCATCTCTTCTCTCGGGCCCTGCGGGCATCGCTCGCCACGCCCCTGGTGCTGGCGGGTTGCGGCACCCAGTCGGCGGTCCTGGACGGCTACTCCAACATCGAGTGCACGCCGCGGGGCGAGCCCGCCATCACGGACCTGAGCATCCAACCCGCGCAGGACTCGGTCGCGCTTCGCCTCATCACGAGAAATGGCGACGAGACGCCGACGACGTATTCGAACCAGGCCTCCGTGGGTCAGCCCTGCGCGACGGCCTCCGACGTGCCCGCCTGTGAGCAAGCCCTGACGGATGCGCGGTCCACGGAGGGCTTCCACGGCGCCTGCATCCAGGTCTGCTCGGATTACTTCCTGGCGACGACGCGCGGCGACGAGGTGAAGACCTGGTCGTCGCTGAAAGCGCTCCAGCAGCTCCTGGGCGCCGTCGACACCGCGCAGGATGCGGCGCTGCTGACGTTCGCCGCGGGATACCAGCTGAGCTGCGACACGCTCGAGAAGGGGGCGGTGCGGCGGAACGACGACGGGAGCTTCAACGTCGTGGGCACGAAGGGCTTCGCATGCGGAGAGGGCACGAACCTGACGCAGTACGTGGTCAAGGTGTCCGCCAATGGCGAGGTCCACGAAGTGGAGAAGCACGTGCTGGAGAAGGGCAGCAGCAACTGCGCCGTGGGCCGCCGGCCCGCCGGGCTCCAGGACACGGGCGCGGAGGCTTGCGAGGACGCGCTGGGCCAATACTTCGCGACGACCGCGCACCTGGAGGCCGCGTCCATCCACGCCTTCCTGCGCCTGCGTGAGGAGCTGGCCCTGCATGGCGCGGACGCGGGCCTCCTGGACGCGGCGCTCGCGAGCGCCGTGGACGAGGTCGCGCATGCGGAGATGACGGGGCGGCTCGCGCGCCGCTTCGGGGCCACGCCTCCGCCGCCGTCCGTCACGGACGTGCCGCCGCGGCCCCTGGACGCCGTGGCGCGCGACAACGCCGTGGAGGGCTGCGTGCGCGAGACGTTCGGCGCGCTGGTGGCCCACCACCAGGCCCTGCACGCGCGCGATGCCGAGGTGCGCGAGGCCCTGGTCCGCATCGCCGAGGACGAGACGCGGCACGCGGGCCTCTCCTGGGACATCGACCGGTGGGTCCGTTCGCGGCTGTCCGCGCCGGAGCGGGAGGCGCTGCGAGAGGCCCAGCGGCACGCCGTGGCGCTGCTGCGCGCGGAGGTCGCGATGCCCGTCGACGCCGCGCTCGTCACCGAGGCCGGCCTGCCCACGCCCGAGGCCGCGCTGGCGATGCTCGACACGCTGGAGCAGGAGCTCTGGGCCTGA
- a CDS encoding SDR family NAD(P)-dependent oxidoreductase, producing the protein MRLKGKTALITGGNSGIGLATARLFVAEGARVAITGRNPRTLDAVVKELGGDVLAVQADATQPAALERAVAATVERFGGLDIVFANAGIAGETFVGKTSLEAFASILETNVTGVFFTVQAAAAHLKAGASIILTSSVHSELGMPGYSAYAASKGALKAMASVLAAEFSPQGIRVNVVSPGATRTPIWAKSAPDPTAHAQLHKRISATVPMGRMGEPEEIAKTVLFLASDDASYVNGQDLYVDGGVNGAALGAALFRAPAPA; encoded by the coding sequence ATGCGGCTCAAGGGGAAGACGGCGCTGATCACGGGTGGCAACAGCGGCATCGGGCTGGCGACGGCGCGGCTGTTCGTGGCGGAGGGGGCGCGGGTGGCCATCACCGGGCGCAATCCGCGGACGCTGGACGCGGTGGTGAAGGAGCTGGGCGGGGACGTGCTGGCGGTGCAGGCGGACGCCACCCAGCCGGCGGCGCTGGAGCGCGCGGTGGCGGCGACGGTGGAGCGGTTCGGCGGGCTGGACATCGTGTTCGCGAACGCGGGCATCGCCGGAGAGACGTTCGTGGGGAAGACCTCGCTGGAGGCGTTCGCGTCCATCCTGGAGACCAACGTCACCGGCGTGTTCTTCACGGTGCAGGCCGCGGCGGCGCACTTGAAGGCGGGGGCGTCCATCATCCTCACGAGCTCGGTGCACAGCGAGCTGGGCATGCCGGGGTACTCGGCGTACGCGGCGAGCAAGGGCGCGCTGAAGGCGATGGCGAGCGTGCTGGCCGCGGAGTTCTCGCCCCAGGGCATCCGCGTCAACGTCGTATCGCCCGGCGCGACGCGCACGCCCATCTGGGCCAAGTCCGCGCCCGACCCGACGGCCCATGCCCAGTTGCACAAGCGCATCTCCGCCACCGTCCCCATGGGCCGCATGGGCGAGCCCGAGGAGATCGCGAAGACGGTGTTGTTCCTCGCCTCGGATGACGCGTCGTACGTGAATGGTCAGGATCTCTACGTTGACGGTGGCGTCAACGGTGCCGCGTTGGGCGCGGCCCTGTTCCGCGCGCCCGCGCCGGCCTGA